Proteins encoded together in one Cicer arietinum cultivar CDC Frontier isolate Library 1 chromosome 4, Cicar.CDCFrontier_v2.0, whole genome shotgun sequence window:
- the LOC101496763 gene encoding growth-regulating factor 2-like, translating into MDLGVMSLEGLVSSETGLVSSDPEQKNKWYGSSLLKQQRSETSNEDLLLRSFKLAKTHDDDDDKTTTMMFQQQRNNNTSLLRSNVTTTSLFSDGQHQQQMLSFSSPKSETFLLDKTTQNATLPYHHAYHPMSSYNRNTGYSSGNMHGGLTCGRGPFTPSQWMELEHQALIYKYITANVAVPHHLLIPIRKALDSAGLSNFSTALLRPNALGWGGFHLGYSNNTDPEPGRCRRTDGKKWRCSRDAVVDQKYCERHMNRGRHRSRKPVEGQSGQALTTTNPTTTTTTTTATTTTSIIPPSGSKQINAASPSSSIVVPGNTASNTLTFAHQEQSKNMNNFLSPDNASAANTINRMFMNNNKENNSTTERMQQDGPALPMLPPTLELKPKENHPFIIQKHHIPYDESSRNNEFGFVTSDSLLNPSQKTSTLLGSRTFGSSSQNPANRDTASQHSLRHFIDDFPKTHSDHHHNNRSSGFSWPELDMQSDRTQLSISTPMTSSDFMSFSSSAANEKLTLSPLRLSRELDPIQMGLGVGNSTSFNNNESSNTSTNSNANATSRQANWIPITWESSMGGPLGEVLHLSSITCNASEDHYSSINNNNNNNSSALNLMTDGWDNHNSPPMGSSPTGVLQKTAFGSLSNSSAGSSPRAENNKTQESASLCNDLLGSTLGGNASFTP; encoded by the exons ATGGATCTTGGTGTTATGAGTTTAGAAGGTTTGGTTAGTTCAGAAACAGGGTTAGTTTCTTCAGATCCTGAACAAAAGAACAAATGGTATGGATCTAGTTTACTCAAACAACAAAGATCTGAAACTAGTAATGAAGATTTGTTGTTAAGAAGTTTCAAACTTGCAAAAactcatgatgatgatgatgataaaacaacaacaatgatgtttcaacaacaaagaaacaacaataCTTCACTTTTGAGATCTAATGTTACAACTACTTCTCTGTTTTCTGATGGTCAACACCAACAACAAATGCTTAGTTTTTCTTCACCAAAATCAGAAACTTTTTTACTTGACAAGACAACCCAAAATGCTACATTGCCTTATCATCATGCTTACCATCCAATGTCTAGTTACAACAGAAATACAG GTTACAGTTCTGGAAACATGCATGGTGGTTTAACATGTGGTAGAGGACCATTCACACCTTCTCAATGGATGGAGCTTGAACATCAAGCCTTGATCTATAAGTATATCACTGCAAATGTTGCTGTACCTCATCATTTGCTTATTCCTATAAGAAAAGCTCTTGATTCTGCTGGCTTATCTAACTTCTCAACTGCACTCCTCAGACCTAATGCAT TGGGATGGGGAGGATTCCATCTGGGATACTCGAACAACACCGATCCGGAGCCAGGAAGGTGTAGGAGAACAGATGGAAAGAAATGGCGATGCTCGAGAGATGCTGTTGTCGATCAAAAGTATTGCGAAAGGCATATGAACAGAGGACGCCATCGTTCAAGAAAGCCTGTGGAAGGCCAATCAGGCCAGGCTCTCACCACCACCAATCcgactactactactactacgaCTACTGCTACTACTACTACTTCAATTATTCCGCCAAGTGGTTCGAAGCAGATCAATGCTGCTTCTCCTTCTTCATCCATTGTTGTTCCTGGTAACACTGCTTCCAACACTCTTACCTTTGCACACCAGGAACAATCCAAGAATATGAATAACTTTCTTTCACCAGATAATGCTTCTGCTGCCAACACCATCAACAG GATGTTCATGAATAATAACAAGGAGAATAATAGCACTACTGAGAGGATGCAGCAGGATGGTCCTGCACTTCCAATGCTGCCACCAACTCTTGAGTTGAAACCAAAGGAAAATCACCCTTTCATCATTCAAAAACATCACATTCCTTATGATGAATCCTCAAGGAACAATGAATTTGGCTTTGTCACTTCCGATTCACTTCTCAACCCTTCACAGAAAACATCCACCTTGCTTGGAAGCAGAACCTTTGGTTCATCATCACAGAACCCTGCAAACCGAGACACAGCATCTCAACATTCCCTCAGACATTTCATCGACGACTTCCCGAAAACTCACTCCGATCACCATCATAACAATCGCTCGAGTGGTTTTTCGTGGCCGGAACTCGACATGCAGTCAGATAGGACACAACTATCAATTTCCACACCAATGACTTCTTCGGATTTCATGTCGTTCTCTTCATCAGCTGCCAATGAAAAGCTCACACTTTCGCCTCTTAGGCTTTCAAGGGAATTAGACCCTATTCAAATGGGTTTAGGTGTTGGAAATAGTACTAGTTTCAATAACAATGAATCATCAAACACTAGTACTAATTCTAATGCTAATGCCACTTCAAGGCAAGCTAATTGGATTCCAATTACATGGGAAAGTTCAATGGGAGGTCCACTTGGAGAAGTTCTTCATCTTAGTTCAATTACTTGCAACGCAAGCGAAGATCACTACAGCAgtatcaacaacaacaataacaataactcGTCCGCGTTGAATCTCATGACTGACGGTTGGGACAATCACAATAGTCCTCCGATGGGATCGTCGCCCACCGGAGTCCTACAAAAGACAGCATTTGGATCACTTTCAAATAGTAGTGCTGGTAGTAGTCCAAGGGCAGAGAATAACAAGACACAAGAAAGTGCAAGTTTGTGCAATGATCTTCTAGGTTCAACTCTTGGGGGGAATGCTTCCTTTACTCCATAA